CGGTAACTACGACAATAAATCCATGGCGATAAGCCAGAAAGGTACGAAGGTAACTTTCTTCCGCCGTTGGGATTTCGATCCAATGCAGTCTCACTTTGAAATTCAAAGTTATGATAACAATGTCTCGGCGAATACAGAGACCTTAACTATGGATTATGTATTTGAATTTGAAGGCCGATGGATTGGTGACTCAGTTCGCGTGATCAAAGGTCAAACGGTATTAAATGATTTTTCCACTCAACCGACTTATGATGTTGCTAACTATCAATATTCACCACGCTCACGCTCGGGACTTATACCTGGCGCTGAGAGCTTGCTGTACAGCGATTCCCCTTATTTTATTACTGATAATACTGAGGATACCGCGGTAGATAATTCAGCACACCATGTTGCGAAAACGGTATTCAATACATTTGGTGTGATGGATAGTAATTATCAAGGCCGTAACGTAAACATTGATGGATCTGTGTATTGGGTTAGCCGTGATTATGTGAACCAATATACCCTAGAGAATAGCACTAAAGCTTATTTCGTCTCTGACCCGCAAAATTTTGTAATTGATATTTCTATGACTGGGCCTTTTGACAGCTGGGTACAGGTTGATGCAACTGATTGGGAACCTGAAAAAGGTACAGATCAGGCTAGCAGTGGTGGTTGGGTAAGCCATGCTTTCAATAATATCCATAATATTACCAGTGTGAGCCCAACTTTCTGCATGATTGAAGATATTGCTAAAGGCAGACCTGTAACTGGTTACTTTACTGAAGACGGTAAAACTGGTTGGGTTCCTCCGATGAATGATTGCAAAGCAGTCGATCCGGGATACGTACCAAAAGTCTACAGCCATTTCATCAATGGCAATGGCGAGGAAGTGACGTTTAGTTCTTTGCGTCAAAGTGCGAAGGATATCATTTATGTTCGTACGCAAAATCCTCAAGGTGAAAAAGAGCTACTTACCTTAGACGATGTGAAAGCCATGAAGTCATCGCCACGTTATCTGCAAATTAAAAGAGATCTCAGCCAGCGCCTTGGTTGGGCTAAGCCTTACGATATTTTAAAATAAGTTAGCATACGGGCAGTAATAAAAACGACGGAGATTAATCTCTGTCGTTTTTTGCAATAGAGTCATATGAGAATTGTATTCAGTAATCTCTTAATCTTATCGATAAGTTTAGTGTTGCTGTCTTATGGTGCTTTATCCCCCCATTAGGAATGAGCCATATCCCTTCGTTAAGCTGTGGCTATTGATAATATCTCTAAGAGTTCTCAGTCATTTAGCATTACGTTAAGTAAGAGGGGCTGGGTAACATAAACAGAAAAATTTGACTTGTCACTCATCGTTTACCACTTATATATTGATATACATCAGGTGAGCCATTTGTCTTGTACGTTATTGTAATTTAGCTAGTTAATGGAGAGTTGTTAAGGAATTTAATTTGAAAAATAAGCATGTTTTGGTTGTTGAAGATGAAGTGATAACTCGCGCTAAACTTGTTGGTTATTTTCAGCATGAGGGTTATCAAGTGAGTGAGGCCGCGAGCAAAGCAGAGATGAATATCGTATTGGCTAATCATCAAATCGACCTTGTTATGCTTGATATCAACTTGCCAGACGAAGATGGCTTGATGATCACCCGAACCCTGCGTAGCCAATCAAATATTGGTATTATTTTAGTGACCGGACGCAGTGACGCTATTGATAAAATTGTGGGTTTAGAAATGGGCGCTGATGATTATGTTACCAAGCCTTTTGAATTGCGTGAGTTATTAGTACGAGTAAAAAATCTGCTGTGGCGTATTTCCTTGACCACTCAGGCGAAAAATGAATTGGCAAATGTCATTCAAGATGAAGTAAACGATGAGCTATTTTATTTTGGTTCTTGGAGTTTTGACATCGCTAAGCGAAAACTTTGTCAAAATGGTGAGCAGATAAAGTTGACCAAAGCCGAATATGAAATTTTGGTTGCCTTTACTGCCCACCCAGAGCGTGTTTTATCTCGAGAGCGATTACTGAATTTGATCGACCACCGGGTAGAGGCTCCGAACGACCGAACTATCGATGTATTAGTACGTCGACTGCGTAATAAAATAGAATTAGACCCTAAAAATCCGGAATACTTTGTTACCGTTCATGGTGAAGGCTATCTATTTGCTGCCGAGCTAAGCAAAAATCAGCCTAAGAGCCACCTAGGGATTAACTAAATAAACTGGCTTAAAGTTACTTGGTGATAAAGATTGTTTAGCCGGAAATTTCGCGATCAACTCTTTGGTGACCGTGAGTATTTCAGGTCCTTGATTCTTACTGTATTCGTTTTTTAATAAATAATCAGTTGCTTGATCTATAGCCATTGCACCTTGCAATACCATCTGATCTGAATTTGCCATCAGAATCTTTCCACGTTTGATACCACGATAAACCTCATGGCTGAGATAATGACTTAAAATTTGTGGTTGCTTGTCTTGCTCTAACTTGGCAAGTTCACTAATCGCTACCTCTGCCATTACCGCATTGCCAGCAATATAGTCCAGATCATTAAATTCGACCAGCGTTGAACTTAACAGCGAAAACTGACGCATTTTATTATTAAGGCCATATTTAATTGATACGATATTAACGTCACTGTCTTGCAGTGCATCTCTTAGACCCAAAGTCGCTTGCTCACTACCACCACCTGCTTTTGGTCCGGGAAACCAAGCTAATTTTAATTTGGTTTTGTTCGCTGTTTTTGGGTGTTTGTTACTAAGATACTGTCCCAATTTAGCCCCCATCTGATACCAAGAAACACCAGTGCGACCGGTTAACTCTGTTGTGGATACTTCGTTAACCAAACCAAATAAGGGTACTGTTTTATTAAGGTTAGTGAGTTTGGCACTAAGCTGATCATAGTATACAGCGCCGACTAATATTGCATCGGCTTGCCACCGTAGGCATTGTTCTATTTGTGTCCATTGTTCCTGACTATTTTGATACCCGCCAGCTTCCAGCACTTTTAATGATATAGCTCGCTGTTTTGCGCGCTCAGTC
This Moritella sp. 5 DNA region includes the following protein-coding sequences:
- the torT gene encoding TMAO reductase system periplasmic protein TorT, with the protein product MKPLSVFIKLLFITLLFNVPVSASTEQMQEPIRLCAVYPHLKDSYWLSINFGMTERAKQRAISLKVLEAGGYQNSQEQWTQIEQCLRWQADAILVGAVYYDQLSAKLTNLNKTVPLFGLVNEVSTTELTGRTGVSWYQMGAKLGQYLSNKHPKTANKTKLKLAWFPGPKAGGGSEQATLGLRDALQDSDVNIVSIKYGLNNKMRQFSLLSSTLVEFNDLDYIAGNAVMAEVAISELAKLEQDKQPQILSHYLSHEVYRGIKRGKILMANSDQMVLQGAMAIDQATDYLLKNEYSKNQGPEILTVTKELIAKFPAKQSLSPSNFKPVYLVNP
- a CDS encoding porin, giving the protein MKKILLCTALLFVANQVSAAPHLQGYYQEKELVSYTVNKIQQNKAEFFMLDYALTKPAQPQAQFLAYNDALGYFQTKNSVMNWEEFKRIVQKVNPEGLRDQYVCRTDMSGVKLAYIAKRDEGCSGNYDNKSMAISQKGTKVTFFRRWDFDPMQSHFEIQSYDNNVSANTETLTMDYVFEFEGRWIGDSVRVIKGQTVLNDFSTQPTYDVANYQYSPRSRSGLIPGAESLLYSDSPYFITDNTEDTAVDNSAHHVAKTVFNTFGVMDSNYQGRNVNIDGSVYWVSRDYVNQYTLENSTKAYFVSDPQNFVIDISMTGPFDSWVQVDATDWEPEKGTDQASSGGWVSHAFNNIHNITSVSPTFCMIEDIAKGRPVTGYFTEDGKTGWVPPMNDCKAVDPGYVPKVYSHFINGNGEEVTFSSLRQSAKDIIYVRTQNPQGEKELLTLDDVKAMKSSPRYLQIKRDLSQRLGWAKPYDILK
- the torR gene encoding two-component system response regulator TorR, whose translation is MKNKHVLVVEDEVITRAKLVGYFQHEGYQVSEAASKAEMNIVLANHQIDLVMLDINLPDEDGLMITRTLRSQSNIGIILVTGRSDAIDKIVGLEMGADDYVTKPFELRELLVRVKNLLWRISLTTQAKNELANVIQDEVNDELFYFGSWSFDIAKRKLCQNGEQIKLTKAEYEILVAFTAHPERVLSRERLLNLIDHRVEAPNDRTIDVLVRRLRNKIELDPKNPEYFVTVHGEGYLFAAELSKNQPKSHLGIN